One window of Nitrospirota bacterium genomic DNA carries:
- a CDS encoding response regulator, whose translation MNKLHISNRALRYIGLGILVLIIAVISLLDIYHTSYMNRELNSLEEGHRKNLRDVDGLLTRFVDIRGQLTVYVIEGHTDIKPLLKNIKELTNDSEAIASTLVDEEDRVMLNSFIEKLRKYRTAMVAYSQELAMRRTGEGVRSWEKVLLETEHSAHENVLTLKNNVRVEITRHMEEIISKGKRSQTLSLVFASIGILSGILLAFLLQNALSRPVKTLVNIFQSVADGDLSQKVDVASNDEIGQLGSAFNKMTQRLSEVVVSKSHLDDILESIADIMVILDSKGRIKKVNNAALNLLGYSKDELIGNEFGMLCGKSGKEERQADFFGMLLDTGIVRGYETSCETKSHNSIPSILSGSVLKDDKGDITDIIIIAKDITDRKSVEAVLMDTREKLEADRGNLHHALDTFSQIINEVELKKGFTTHEYKPVHNPYIPTCWEYKKCGKEDCPAYGKEHVRCWQLAGTHCGGEVQGQFAQKYGRCEQCDVYKMSTADALYETTETFNNMMFILEGTHKDLVSERIKAEEANKIKSEFLANMSHEIRTPMNAIVGMTSLALDTELTDEQYDFLSIVKKSAYSLLNIINDILDFSKIESGKMPIENIEFNLRLTVEGVAETLAFQASEKNLELACMVHHEVDSLLTGDPARIRQILLNLGNNAIKFTQKGEVVIRAELLEENDDVENILFSVSDTGIGLPEDKLDMIFDEFSQADGSTTRIYGGTGLGLSISKKLVELMNGEIGVDTTPGKGSRFWFSLPLKKQKDIQPMPIDETAPELKGMKVLITDDNKTNRLILEKTLQNYGCRSVSVDSGVAAIRELKKAAIAKDPFKVMLLDMQMPGMDGEHTTVIVKNTPEIRDTEIIILTSLGSRGDVADIRNIGCSGYLIKPVKESLLLETIIAVLSGKERDKSAHRHKIVTSHTLRDTKYQSVNILLAEDNPVNQKVAQKILTKAGYQVDIVDNGRLALEALDKKKYDIVLMDIQMPEMDGIKATNEIRLREKHGMHTTIIAMTAHALKGDFERCIEAGMDDYLSKPIEPQEMLDKISKWVKSKIISPKPIITKMAGEMTKPEAGEKASSEAGIEPGSDQPVDMKSAMARFGDDKDFYKEMVNEFLSYVPGQIKAIEDGAASGDADAVQKNAHSIKGAAGNLSATKVQSLALAIEHKGRDNDISSGLTQLIENLRSEISALNKFAESM comes from the coding sequence ATGAATAAATTACATATATCAAATCGCGCCCTCCGCTATATCGGCCTTGGAATACTCGTACTCATCATCGCAGTTATCAGCCTGCTCGACATCTACCACACTTCGTACATGAACCGGGAACTGAATTCCCTGGAAGAAGGGCACAGAAAAAATCTCAGAGATGTAGATGGACTTTTAACAAGGTTTGTTGATATAAGGGGACAGCTCACCGTATATGTAATTGAAGGCCATACCGACATTAAGCCGCTGCTGAAGAATATCAAAGAGCTGACTAATGACTCCGAAGCCATCGCTTCCACTCTTGTCGATGAAGAGGACAGGGTGATGCTCAACTCCTTTATTGAAAAATTAAGGAAATACAGAACCGCAATGGTTGCGTATTCTCAGGAACTTGCCATGAGAAGGACCGGAGAAGGCGTGCGCTCATGGGAAAAGGTACTTCTTGAAACAGAACATTCAGCACATGAAAATGTACTGACACTTAAAAACAATGTGCGCGTGGAGATCACCAGGCACATGGAAGAGATCATCTCTAAAGGCAAGCGGTCACAAACCCTCAGTTTGGTTTTCGCTTCAATTGGAATATTATCCGGCATTCTGCTTGCTTTCCTGCTGCAAAATGCGCTCTCCAGGCCGGTAAAAACCCTTGTGAATATTTTTCAATCTGTTGCTGACGGAGACCTCAGCCAAAAGGTTGATGTGGCCTCAAATGATGAGATCGGACAACTCGGCAGCGCATTTAATAAGATGACCCAGAGGCTTTCCGAAGTCGTGGTCTCAAAAAGCCATCTCGACGATATTCTTGAGTCTATCGCCGACATCATGGTCATACTCGATTCCAAAGGCAGGATCAAAAAAGTTAACAATGCGGCGCTCAACCTCCTCGGCTACAGCAAGGACGAATTGATAGGCAATGAATTCGGCATGCTGTGCGGCAAGTCAGGGAAAGAGGAAAGGCAGGCTGATTTCTTCGGCATGCTCCTTGATACAGGCATTGTCAGGGGATATGAGACATCCTGCGAGACAAAGAGCCATAACTCAATACCATCCATCCTTTCAGGCTCTGTTCTGAAAGATGACAAAGGCGATATCACAGACATAATAATAATAGCCAAGGATATCACCGACCGCAAATCAGTGGAAGCGGTGCTTATGGATACACGCGAGAAGCTTGAGGCTGACAGAGGAAACCTTCACCACGCGCTTGACACCTTCTCTCAGATCATTAACGAGGTTGAGCTAAAAAAAGGTTTTACAACTCATGAATACAAACCTGTCCATAATCCCTATATCCCCACCTGCTGGGAATATAAAAAGTGCGGGAAAGAAGACTGCCCTGCTTACGGAAAAGAGCATGTGAGATGCTGGCAGCTGGCAGGCACACACTGCGGCGGCGAGGTACAGGGACAGTTCGCGCAGAAGTACGGCAGATGCGAGCAGTGTGATGTTTACAAGATGTCCACGGCAGACGCGCTTTATGAAACAACCGAGACCTTCAATAATATGATGTTCATCCTTGAGGGCACGCACAAGGATCTTGTATCAGAGCGCATCAAGGCTGAAGAAGCAAACAAGATAAAATCGGAATTCCTTGCAAACATGAGCCATGAGATACGCACGCCCATGAACGCTATCGTCGGCATGACCTCTCTGGCGCTGGATACCGAGCTCACGGATGAACAGTATGATTTTCTTTCAATAGTCAAAAAGAGCGCTTATTCCCTTCTGAACATAATCAATGACATCCTCGACTTCTCAAAGATCGAGTCAGGGAAGATGCCGATAGAGAATATAGAGTTCAACCTGAGGCTTACTGTTGAAGGTGTTGCCGAAACCCTCGCCTTCCAGGCATCTGAAAAGAATCTCGAACTCGCCTGCATGGTCCATCATGAAGTGGATTCACTGCTGACAGGCGACCCTGCGAGGATACGCCAGATCCTGCTGAACCTGGGCAATAACGCCATCAAGTTCACTCAAAAAGGAGAAGTGGTCATAAGGGCGGAACTTCTCGAAGAGAACGATGATGTAGAGAATATTCTCTTCTCTGTTTCAGATACCGGAATAGGGCTGCCTGAAGACAAGCTGGATATGATCTTTGATGAGTTTTCACAGGCAGACGGCTCCACAACGCGCATCTACGGCGGTACCGGGCTGGGGCTCTCCATATCAAAGAAACTGGTTGAACTCATGAACGGAGAGATAGGCGTTGATACAACTCCGGGCAAAGGAAGCAGGTTCTGGTTCAGTCTTCCCCTCAAGAAACAGAAAGATATCCAGCCCATGCCAATTGATGAGACAGCTCCGGAACTTAAGGGAATGAAGGTGCTTATAACAGACGATAACAAGACCAACAGGCTGATACTCGAAAAGACCCTGCAGAACTACGGCTGCAGATCCGTATCGGTCGACAGCGGAGTTGCGGCGATCAGGGAACTCAAAAAAGCTGCTATAGCTAAAGACCCTTTCAAGGTCATGCTGCTTGACATGCAGATGCCGGGAATGGACGGTGAGCACACCACCGTCATCGTCAAGAACACTCCTGAGATCAGGGATACAGAGATAATAATTCTGACATCGCTGGGGTCGAGGGGAGATGTCGCAGATATACGGAATATAGGTTGTTCAGGCTACCTTATCAAGCCTGTCAAGGAATCTCTGCTTTTGGAAACAATTATAGCTGTGCTCAGCGGAAAAGAACGGGATAAATCGGCCCATAGGCATAAGATCGTGACCAGCCATACATTGAGAGACACAAAGTACCAGAGCGTAAATATACTGCTTGCTGAAGATAACCCGGTCAACCAGAAAGTGGCGCAGAAAATACTGACAAAAGCAGGGTATCAGGTTGATATTGTGGATAACGGCAGGCTGGCGCTTGAGGCTCTGGACAAGAAAAAGTACGATATTGTTTTAATGGATATACAGATGCCTGAGATGGACGGCATCAAAGCCACAAACGAGATCCGCTTAAGAGAAAAACATGGAATGCATACAACAATAATAGCCATGACAGCACATGCGTTGAAAGGCGACTTTGAACGCTGCATCGAAGCCGGAATGGACGACTATTTATCAAAACCTATTGAACCACAGGAGATGCTGGACAAGATCTCCAAGTGGGTAAAATCCAAAATAATCAGCCCGAAACCGATAATAACAAAAATGGCCGGTGAAATGACTAAACCCGAAGCCGGAGAAAAGGCCTCTTCAGAGGCCGGTATTGAACCTGGATCAGATCAACCTGTAGACATGAAGAGCGCGATGGCCAGGTTTGGCGATGACAAAGACTTTTACAAAGAGATGGTGAATGAGTTTCTTTCTTATGTGCCGGGCCAGATCAAGGCGATCGAAGACGGCGCGGCATCGGGAGATGCGGACGCCGTGCAGAAGAACGCGCACAGCATAAAGGGCGCGGCAGGAAACCTGAGCGCCACAAAGGTGCAGTCCCTTGCTTTGGCAATAGAGCACAAGGGCAGGGATAATGATATCTCCTCCGGACTCACGCAGCTTATTGAAAATCTCAGGTCTGAAATATCCGCGTTGAATAAATTTGCAGAGAGCATGTAA